The Thermomonospora amylolytica sequence CACGAACGCCAGGCCCACCAGGTCGGTGACGAAGCCGGGGGTCAGCAGCAGCACCCCGCCGACCAGGACCAGGGCGGCGTCGGCCAGTTCGCGCTCGGGGACCTGGCCGCGGCCGAACGTCTCAGTGAGGGCCCGCCAGGCGCGGCGGCCCTCCCGGCGCACCACCCAGGCGCCCAGCACGCTGACCGCCAGCAACAGCGCCACCGTGGCCCAGCCGCCGATCAGCGACCCGACCTGCAGGATCAGGTAGATCTCCAGGACCGGCACGAGCAGGAACGCCAGGAACATCAGCAGCGGGAGCATGACACCAGCTTCACGACGGGACTCGACAGGGACGGACACCGCTGACCGGTCAACGTCGCCGGGCCTCGGATCGTTCCGCACGCCTCACGAGCGGCCGGGGCGGCGGCCCAGCCGGGCGCGGACGCCCCAGCGGGTCACCTTCCACATGGCCTCGGCAACGATGTCGCCGCTCATCTTGCTGGCGCCGTGCTCGCGCTCCACGAACGTGATCGGCACCTCCCGCACCCGCAGCCCCTCCTGCAGGGCCCGCAGCGCCAGGTCGATCTGGAAGCAGTAGCCGCGCGAGTCCACCCCGTCCAGCCCGATCTTGCGGAGGGTGGAGGCGCGGAACGCCCGGTAGCCGCCGGTGGCGTCGTGCAGGGGGGTGCCGAGCATGAGGCGGGCGTAGACGTTGGCGCCGCGCGACAGGGCCTCGCGGTGGCGGGGCCAGTTGACGACCTTGCCGCCGGGGATCCAGCGGGCCCCGATGACCAGGTCGGCGTCGGCGAGGGCGTCCAGCAGGGCGGGCAGCTCCTCGGGCTGGTGGGAGCCGTCGGCGTCCATCTCCACCAGCACGTCGTAGTCGCGCTCCAGGCCCCAGCGGAAACCGGCGATGTAGGCGGCGCCCAGCCCCTGCTTCCCGGACCGGTGCAGCACGTGCACGTGGGAGTCGCCGGCGGCGAGCCGGTCGGCCAGCTCGCCGGTGCCGTCGGGGCTGGCGTCGTCGACGACCAGCACGTCCGCGGCGGGGGCCGCCGCCCGCACCCGCGCGACGATCCGTTCCAGGTTCTCCCGCTCGTTGTAGGTCGGGATGATGACCAGGACACGGCCGGGATCCCGGCGTGGACCGCGAGGTGTGGGCATCGGGTCAGGCTCCTTCGGTGGTGCGGGTGCGGCGGGCCGCGACGGCGACGGCGGCGACGGCCAGCAGGGCCAGCGCGCGTTCCGGCCACGGGCCCAGCCGGTCGGCGAGGGTGGGCGCGGTGCGCGCCGGGACGGCGGCGACCTGGATGTCGGGGACGAACTCGGCCGACCGGTCGATCAGCCGCCCGTCGGGGGCGATGATCGCGCTGATCCCGCTGGTGGCGGCGACCAGCACGGTGCGGCCGTGCTCGACGGCCCGCAGCCGGGACATCGCCAGCTGCTGCGGCGGCAGGCTGGTGCGGCCGTAGGTGGCGTTGTTGGTCTGCACGACCAGCAGCTCGCCCGCCGCGACGTCGCGGACGACCTCGTCGTAGGCGACCTCGAAGCAGATGACGTCGCCGACGCGGACGGGCCCCAGGCGCAGCAGCCCGGGCGGGCCGCCCTGGGTGAAGTCGCGGGGGATCCGCTCGAACCGGGTGATCAGCTTGGTGAGGACCGGCCGGAACGGCAGGTACTCCCCGAACGGCACCGGATGCCGTTTGACGTAGTAGGCGCCGGGCCCGCCGGCCGGGTCCCACACGATCCCGCGGTTCTCCACATGCCGCGGGTCGGCGGAGTCGACGACCGCGCCGACCAGCACCGGCACGCCGACGTCCTTGACGGCGGCGTCGATGAGGGCGCGGGCCTCGGGGTCGGTGTAGGGGTCCAGGTCGCTGGAGTTCTCCGGCCACACCACCAGCTCGGGGCGGGCGACCCTGCCGGCGCGGACGAGGGCGGCCAGTTCGTGGGTGCGGCGCACGTGGTTGTCGAGCACGGCGCGGCGCTGGGCGTTGAAGTCCAGGCCCAGCCGCGGCACGTTGCCCTGGATGACGGCGACGGTGACCGGCCGCCCGCCGGTGGGGGTCGGCACCAGCGGCCCCGCGACCCCGATCGCCAGCACCCCGGCGGCCGCGACGGCCAGCGGCCGGAGGGTGCGGGGAGCGGCGCCGGGCAGGCGGCGCGCCACCACGGCCGGCAGCGGCCCCCGCAGCAGCGCGTACGCCAGCAGCGTCCCGCACAGGGCGGTCAGGAACGTCACCAGCGGCGCCCCGCCCACGGCGGCGTAGCCGGTGAACGGGGTGTCGGTCTGGCTGAACACCAGCCTGGCCCAGGGGAACCCGCCGAACGGGACCCGCCCGCGCACCAGTTCCTGCGCCACCCACAGCGCCGCCGTCCACACCGGCCAGCCCGGCAGCCGCGCCGCCAGCGCGATCCCGGCGCCCATCGGCATGAAGTACAGGGCCTGCACGACGCTCAGCAGGATCCACCCGTCGGGGCCGATCTTCACGATGCCCGACAGGGCGGGCAGGAAGAACACCACCCCGCACCACAGCGACGGCCACAGCGCCGCGCGCGGCCCCAGCCCGTACAGCGCCACGGTGAGCAGCGCCACCCCCACCGGGGCCAGCGGCCACAGGTCGTACGGGGGGAACGCCGGCCACATCACCAGCCCGGCGGCGGCAGCGGCCAGGGTCCGCGGCCACCCGGCCCGGCCGCCGCGCCACAGCCGCGCGGGCCGCCGGGACGGGACGGCCTCGGTGTCGGCGGGCTGCGTGCCGGGCAGGGTGTTCGGGGCCACGTCGCTCCTCGGTGAAAAGGGCTTCTTGGCCGAACGTTATCGCCCCCGCCGGACTGTCCGGGCCATCACGTCCCGGGCGGCGGCACCACGACGGTGCCGGTGGCGGTCACCGCGACGATCGGCTCGTCCAGGACCCGGGCCGCCGAGGGGCCGCGCTCGGGGTCGGCGCGGCACACGACGCGGGCGGTGAACTCCAGGCGGCGGCTGCGGCGGCCCGCCGCGACCACGACGGCGGTGGCCTCCAGCACGTCCCCCGCCCGGACCGGAGCGCGGAACTGCACGTCGTCGTAGGAGGCGAAGAGTCCCTCGTCTGCGTCCGTGCGGATGCACACCTCGGTGGCGACGTCACCGAACATGCCCAGCACGTAGGCGCCGTCGACCAGGGCACCGCCGTAGTGGGCGTGGGAGTAGGGCACGTAGCGGCGGTGCGTGACGGTCAGTCCCACGGTCATGGCGTCTCCAGCAGGGCGTGCACCAGGTAGGAGGCGACCTCGCCGGGGGTGGTGCCCTTGCCGAACACCGCGTCGACCCCCAGTTCGGCGGGGGTGAGGGAGCCGAAGCGGGGCCCGCCGACCACCAGCAGCGGCCGTCCCCTGCCGGGCCCTTGCGCGTCGGGGAACGCCGCGCCGAACGCCTCGGCCATCTGCCGCGTGTTGTGCAGGTGCGCGTCCCGCTGGGTGACGACCTGCGACACCAGGACGGCGTCGGCGTGCTCGGCGACGGCGCGCTCCACCAGTTCGGCCACCGGCACCTGGGCACCCATGTTGATGACCTGGATCTCGCGGTAGTACTCCAGGCCCTTGTCGCCGGCGAAGCCCTTGACGTTGAGGATCGCGTCGATCCCGACCGTGTGGGCGTCGGTGCCGATGCACGCGCCGACCACCACCAGGCGGCGGCCCAGGGTGCGGCGGATGGCCAGGTTGACGTCGGCGGCGCTCAGCAGCGGGTAGGCGCGGCCCTCGGGTTCGGGGATGTCGGCGTAGTCGATCAGGTGGCGGACCCGGCCGTAGACGATGAAGAACGTGAAGTCCGGCCCCATCGGCTTGGCGTGCACCACGTGCGCCGGGTCCAGGCCCATCGCCGCCGCCAGCCGCAGCGCCGCGGCCTCGGCGCGCGCGCCGTGCGGGACGGGCAGGGTGAACGACACCTGCACCAGCCCGTCGCCGGTGGTGTCGCCGTAGGGGCGGATGATCTGCGGTGCGGTGGTCATGCGGTCACCTCCGCCGGGGCGGGACCGGCCAGGTCCGGGTCGGCGCCTTCGAGGATGTCGATGGCGGGGTTGTAGTAGCCGTCGGCGCGTTCGGCGACCCCGTCCAGGCCCTTGCCGCCGTCCGGGGGTCTGCGGGTGACGCCGAACGTGCCGTCGGCGATCGCGGCCAGCAGCCCGTCGTCGCAGATGCGTTCCAGCAGGTCCACCGACTCGGCCAGCACCCGGCGGGCGCGCTGCGCGATGAACCCGTCCGGGCGGGGCGTGAAGTCCTCGGCCAGCCGCCCGCACGCGTTGCGCACGTACCGGACGTTCTGCAGCGCCAGGTCCCGGTCCGACAGCCAGGGGGTGTGGATGCCCTCGGTCATCATCCCGATCAGGATGATCGACTGGCCGGTCATCACGGCGGCCAGGTTGAAGAACGCGTCCAGCAGGTAGCCGGCGAAGATGTCGCCGGTCATGTGCCGGGTCGGCGGCATGTACTTCAGCGGGGCGGCGGGGAACAGCTCCCGCACCAGCTGGGCGTGCGCCAGCTCCAGCCGGAACGAGTCCGGCAGCGCCGGGTCGATCTCGAAGGCGTGCCCGAGGCCGAGCAGCCCGTCGGTCAGGCCCGCCTCGTGGGCGAACCGCTCGTTGAGCAGCTGGCTGACGATCACGGTGTGGGCGGCGTCGACGGCGTCGGCGGTAGTCAGGTAGTTGTCCTCGCCGGTGTTGATCACGATGCCGGCGCGGGCGTGGATCTGCCGGGAGAACCGCTGGTCGATGAAGGTGCGGCGGGGGTTGATGTCGCGGAACACGATGCCGTACATGCAGTCGTTGAGCATCATGTCCAGCCGTTCCAGCCCGGCCAGCACCGCGATCTCCGGCATGCACAGCCCCGAGGCGTAGTTGGTCAGCCGCACGTAGCGGCCCAGCTCGGCCGACACCTCGTCGAGGGCGGCGCGCATCAGCCGGAAGTTCTCCCGGGTGGCGTAGGTGCCGGCGTAGCCCTCCCGGGTGGCGCCCTCGGGCACGTAGTCCAGCAGGGACTGCCCGGTGGAGCGGATCACGGCGATGACGTCGGCGCCCTCGCGGGCGGCGGCCTGCGCCTGCGGGATGTCCTCGTAGATGTCGCCGGTCGCGACGATCAGGTAGATCCACGGATGCGGCGGGTCCCCCACGGTGCGCAGCAGCCGGTCGCGTTCGGCGCGGCGCGCGTCGATCCGGGCGATCCCGGCGGCGGCGTCCCGGTGCGCGGCGGTGCGGGCGGCGTCGGCGTCGGCCCCCTCCGGGATGCGGAACGCCGCCTGTCCCGCGGCGGCGGCCTCGGCCAGTTCCCGCAGGGTGCGGTGCGGGCCGGTGACCAGCGCGTCCCACACCGGCAGGGCCACGCCGTGCTCGATGCCGACCTGGTCGCGGACGGCGTCGGCGAGGTGGTTGACCCACGGGGTCCCGCCCTCGTCGGCGCCGGACAGGCCGGCCAGCCGCAGCAGCGCCCGTTCCACCGACACGGTGGTGTGGGTGCGTGCCATGTCGATGATCGGCTCGGCGGCGCGCGCGGCCAGTCTGCGCGCGCGCCGCACCACGTCCGGGTCCAGGCCGAGCTTGCCCATCGGCGCCTCCTCGCAGAGAACGAAACCCCTGCGAAGGATCCTCCGTCCTCAACCGGCTTTTCCGCAAGATTCTTCACGAAACAGAGGCACCCCCAAGAAGAAATCGGACATCAAGGCGGACGTCTCGTCGGCGGGAGACCGCTACCCGTTCGTCGCTCCCGAGGTCTTCTACACCCACGGGCCTCCCCCAACGGCAGCCCCGCCTCGGCGTTCCTGACCTTCCTCGCCGGCGACTCCGCCAGGAGGCTCCTCCAGCAGGCGGGATCTCCCCCCTGCCTCACCCCCGGCTCCCTGCTCTCCGCCCCCTGCCAGCCCGACCAGAGGTGATCGCCCACGCGCACCGGCGCGCCCCCGCCCTCACGGGTCATGCCGGCGAACGGCGTTCGGGATCAGGCGCCGGTGGGGCGGGGACGCAGCCAGCGGCAGCCGTGTCCGTCCAGGCCGATCACGGCGCGGCCGTCCGGGGCGATCTCGGTGGTGCCCTCCCCCAGCAGGTCGGTCAGCGACCAGGATGAGTCGAACCCGTCCAGCACGAGACCGACTTCGACGGCGTCCGCGGAGAAGTTGTGCAGCGCCACGACGGTGCCGCCCTCGTAGGTGCACCGGTGCGCCAGCACGGACTCCGACCCGGTGTCGAGGACGGTGAAGTCGCCCCAGGCCAGCTCCGGGTTCTCCCGGTAGCGCTCGATGAGCATCCGGATCCACGACAGCAGCGAGCCGGGGTCCCGCCGCTGGGCCGCCACGCTGACATGATCCGGCCCGTACCGGCCCTGCACCACCCTCGCCGGGAACCGCGACGGCTCCGCCTCCGAAAAGCCCGCCCCGCGTCCGGGCCGCCACTGCATGGGCGTGCGGACCGCCTGCCTGCCCTCGGCCTCCGGGTCCTCGCCCATCCCGATCTCCTCGCCGTAGAACAGCACCGGGGTGCCGGGCAGGGAGAACAGCAGGCTGTAGACCATCTTCAGCCGCTTGAGGTCGCCGCCCAGCATCGGCGGCAGGCGCCGGCGCAGCCCCCGCCCGTACAGGCGCATGCCCGGCTCGGGACCGAACGCCTCGAAGACCTCCTGGCGTTCGGCGTCGGACAGCTGGTCCAGCGTCAGCTCGTCATGGTTGCGAACGAACGTGGCCCAGTGCCCGTCCTTGGGCGGCGTGGGCCGTGCCGTCAGGGCCTTGGCCAGCGGCCGGGCGTCCCGGCGGGCCAGCGCCAGGTACATCTTCTGCATACCGACGAAGTCGAAGCACATCGTCAGCTCCTCGCCGTCCTCGCCGCCGTAGAAGGGCATCGTGTCGGCGTAGGGCAGGTTGACCTCGCCGAGCAGGATCGCCTCGCCGTTGCGGCGGGACAGGAAGGAGCGCAGGTCGGCCAGGTAGTCGTGCGGGTCGGGCAGCCGTGACGCGTCGGTCTGCCCGCTGGTCTCCAGCATGAACGGGACGGCGTCGACCCGGAAGCCCGACAGGCCCAGTTCCATCCAGAAGCCCATGATCCGGGCGATCTCGTCGCGCACCTCGGGGTTGGCGACGTTGAGGTCCGGCTGGTGCTTGTAGAAGCGGTGCAGGTAGTACTGCCCCGTGTGCTCGTCGTACTGCCAGAGGCCGTCCTCCTTGTCCGGGAAGACCACGCCCTTCGGCCCGTCGGCGGGCGGCTGGTCCGCCCACACGTACCAGTCGCGGTACCGCGAGTCCCGGCTCGCGCGGGCGTCGCGGAACCAGGGATGCCGGTCGGAGGTGTGGTTCACCACCAGGTCGGCGATCACCCGCATCCCGCGGTCCCGTGCGGTACGGACGAACTCCACGAAGTCGCCCAGCGTGCCGAGCCGGGGATCCACCCCGTAGAAGTCGGTGATGTCGTAGCCGTCGTCGCGGTCGGGCGACGGGTAGAACGGCATCAGCCAGATGCAGGTGACGCCCAGCCGTTCGAGGTGGTCGATCTTCTGGGTCAGCCCGCGGAAGTCGCCGCAGCCGTCCCCGTCGCCGTCCCGGAAGGTCTCGACGTCCAGGCAGTAGACGACCGCGTTCTTCCACCACAGGTCCGAGGTCCTGGTCAGTCTCATGGCGTGTGGTCCCCGGTGAGCTGGGGCAGCACCTTGGCGCCGAAGGCGTCGATGAACGGGCCGAGGTCCTGTCCGACGTGGTGCAGGTAGATGCGTTCGAAGCCGAGTTCGGCGTACTCGTGCAGCCAGGCGGCGTGCCTGCCCAGGTCGGCCGAGACGTTGACGACCTGGGCGACCTGCGCCGGGGTGACGTGCTCGGACACCATGTCGAAGTGGTCGGTCATCTCCAGGTCCCAGCAGACGGGCGGGGCGAACACGTTGCTGCGCCACTGGTCGTGCGCGATGGCGGCGGCCTCCTCCTCGTCCGGTGCCCAGCTCAGGTGGACCTGGAGGGCCAGCGGGCCGCGTCCGCCGGTGTCGCGGTAGGCGCCGGCGATCCTGCGCAGCGTGGGCAGGGGGGCGTTGACGGTGATCAGGCCGTCGGCCCATTCGGCGCACCAGCGGGCGGTGGCCTCGCTGACCGCCGCGCCGAACAGCGGCGGCACGCTCTCGGGGCGGGTCCACAGCCGGGCCCGGTCCACGGTGACCAGCCCGTCGTGGCTGACCTCCTGGCCTTCCAGGAGCGCCCGGATGATGTCGACGCACTCGCGCAGCCGCGCGTTGCGGACGTCCTTGCGGGGCCACGGCTCCCCGGTGATGTGCTCGTTGCTGGCCTCGCCGCTGCCCAGCGCCGCCCAGAACCGGCCGGGGTACATCGCCGCCAGCGTCCCGATGGCCTGCGCGATGATGGCGGGGTGGTACCGCTGCCCGGGCGCGTTGACCACGCCGAACGGCAGCCCGGTGGCCTGGAGCGCCGCTCCCAGCCACGACCAGGCGAACGCCGACTGGCCCTGGCGGGCGCTCCACGGCGAGAAGTGGTCCGAGGACATCGCCGCCGTGAAGCCGGCCTCCTCCGCGCGGACCACGGCCGCCAGGAGCGCCCCGGGTGCGATCTGCTCGTGGGAGGCGTGGATTCCGTAGCCGGTCATGCGCGGGCCATTACCCCGTAAACGGGGGCATATCCGCGGGTGTGTCCCACGGCCGTGCGGCCCCGTTCCGTGAACCGCCTGACCGGCCGCGAAAGGACGGAGCACGCCCCAGGGTCAGGTGTCAGCCGGTGGTGGAGGGTTGCGGCGCGGTGCTTCTGGCCGCCCGCAGGCCGGTGGCGGCGCCCAGGATCATGGCCGCGGCTCCCGCGACGTGCACCGGGGAAAGGGTGACCGCGGTGAGGCGGCCCCGGGCCGTCACCGCGAGAACGGTGGCGAGCGTGGTACCCGCCTGGCTGAAGTACACCGCCTGCCGGCTGGCCGTGTGGGCGGCCGAGGCCACGCGCAGGACACGCCACACGTCGGTCAGCTGCCGTCCGCACACCAGGTCCGCCGACCAGAACACCGGGCTGCCGGGCATGGCGAGCGCGACGCCGACGTCGGCGGCGGCCAGTGCCGCGTCGTCGGCCGCCGAGATGACCAGGACGCCGTCACCGGCCTCCTGGAGCCGCCGTACGTGTCCGGCGAGGTCGCCGCCGGCGTTGAGGATCCGGCCGGCAGGGGGCAGCAGTTCGGCGACGCCCGGCCCGTCGGTGACCAGCAGGCCGGCCCGGGTGGAGCCCGCCGCGGCGAGGATCTCCTGGGCGAGCGGCACCGGCCGCGGGCCGACGGTGACGCGGCCGAGCCGCCGGCCGTTCTCGTGCACCCCCAGCCGATGGTCGCCCGGGACTCGTTCCAGGCGATGATCGCCCTGACGCCAGGGACCGGCTCCGGTCAGGTCCGGCCGCGGCATGCCGTGCAGCACGTGTGATGCGGCCCGCAGCACCTGGTCCCGGTCGACGCCGGGGTCGGGTTCGGCGTCGAGGACGTGAAGACGACACAGGGCGGCGGAGTCGACCACGATCGTCGACACCCGGTCGAGCCGCCGCAGGCCCGCCGCGTTCAGCGGCACGATCCCCCGCCGGGCCAGCTGCCAGCCGGCCGCCGCGGCGAAGGCTCCGCGCCCGTAGGTGGCGGCCTTCGGCACCGCGGCGAGAAAGGCGTCGATCGCCCGGCCCGGATCGCGGGTCAGGGCCAGCGCGCCGGCCGCCGCGGCGGGGGCGACCGGGCCGAGCCGCTCGTCCCACCTCTCGATGGGGCCCGGCGGGCGGGGACGCGGGCGCGGAGACCGCAGGGGCGGCTCGTGCGGAACGCTCGCCGGGCCGACGAGCTCGCTTTCGCGACGTCCCCAGACCCGCCGCCGTTCCCACCGTTCGCCCAGCAGCAACGCGTGGTACATGCCGTCGACCACGGGCGCGAGCATGCCTTCGGACAGGCCGTGGACGGCGGCGTTCGCGACCGAGATCACCAGGTCCGTCTCGATCGGGCCGATCCGCCGCTTGAGGCGCCGGCGCAGGCCGTGCTCCACCTCGAACAGGGCGACGGCCAGCCGTGCGCGGTGCGGCAGCGCGGGAAGGCCCAGCAGCGTGCCGACCGCCGCGGCCGCCAGGGCCGCGCAGTCGGCGGCCAGCTCGGTCGCCGCCACGATCACGGGGGTCCTGTCGCCGGGGAGGAC is a genomic window containing:
- a CDS encoding FxsA family protein, whose amino-acid sequence is MLPLLMFLAFLLVPVLEIYLILQVGSLIGGWATVALLLAVSVLGAWVVRREGRRAWRALTETFGRGQVPERELADAALVLVGGVLLLTPGFVTDLVGLAFVLPFTRPLVRRLLVLYATRRVRAAERRLAEQGVMPGMFPPGMHVPADRPDAQGPVIRGEVIRED
- a CDS encoding polyprenol monophosphomannose synthase translates to MPTPRGPRRDPGRVLVIIPTYNERENLERIVARVRAAAPAADVLVVDDASPDGTGELADRLAAGDSHVHVLHRSGKQGLGAAYIAGFRWGLERDYDVLVEMDADGSHQPEELPALLDALADADLVIGARWIPGGKVVNWPRHREALSRGANVYARLMLGTPLHDATGGYRAFRASTLRKIGLDGVDSRGYCFQIDLALRALQEGLRVREVPITFVEREHGASKMSGDIVAEAMWKVTRWGVRARLGRRPGRS
- the lnt gene encoding apolipoprotein N-acyltransferase — protein: MAPNTLPGTQPADTEAVPSRRPARLWRGGRAGWPRTLAAAAAGLVMWPAFPPYDLWPLAPVGVALLTVALYGLGPRAALWPSLWCGVVFFLPALSGIVKIGPDGWILLSVVQALYFMPMGAGIALAARLPGWPVWTAALWVAQELVRGRVPFGGFPWARLVFSQTDTPFTGYAAVGGAPLVTFLTALCGTLLAYALLRGPLPAVVARRLPGAAPRTLRPLAVAAAGVLAIGVAGPLVPTPTGGRPVTVAVIQGNVPRLGLDFNAQRRAVLDNHVRRTHELAALVRAGRVARPELVVWPENSSDLDPYTDPEARALIDAAVKDVGVPVLVGAVVDSADPRHVENRGIVWDPAGGPGAYYVKRHPVPFGEYLPFRPVLTKLITRFERIPRDFTQGGPPGLLRLGPVRVGDVICFEVAYDEVVRDVAAGELLVVQTNNATYGRTSLPPQQLAMSRLRAVEHGRTVLVAATSGISAIIAPDGRLIDRSAEFVPDIQVAAVPARTAPTLADRLGPWPERALALLAVAAVAVAARRTRTTEGA
- the kal gene encoding 3-aminobutyryl-CoA ammonia lyase; translation: MTVGLTVTHRRYVPYSHAHYGGALVDGAYVLGMFGDVATEVCIRTDADEGLFASYDDVQFRAPVRAGDVLEATAVVVAAGRRSRRLEFTARVVCRADPERGPSAARVLDEPIVAVTATGTVVVPPPGT
- the kamE gene encoding lysine 5,6-aminomutase subunit beta → MTTAPQIIRPYGDTTGDGLVQVSFTLPVPHGARAEAAALRLAAAMGLDPAHVVHAKPMGPDFTFFIVYGRVRHLIDYADIPEPEGRAYPLLSAADVNLAIRRTLGRRLVVVGACIGTDAHTVGIDAILNVKGFAGDKGLEYYREIQVINMGAQVPVAELVERAVAEHADAVLVSQVVTQRDAHLHNTRQMAEAFGAAFPDAQGPGRGRPLLVVGGPRFGSLTPAELGVDAVFGKGTTPGEVASYLVHALLETP
- the kamD gene encoding lysine 5,6-aminomutase subunit alpha yields the protein MGKLGLDPDVVRRARRLAARAAEPIIDMARTHTTVSVERALLRLAGLSGADEGGTPWVNHLADAVRDQVGIEHGVALPVWDALVTGPHRTLRELAEAAAAGQAAFRIPEGADADAARTAAHRDAAAGIARIDARRAERDRLLRTVGDPPHPWIYLIVATGDIYEDIPQAQAAAREGADVIAVIRSTGQSLLDYVPEGATREGYAGTYATRENFRLMRAALDEVSAELGRYVRLTNYASGLCMPEIAVLAGLERLDMMLNDCMYGIVFRDINPRRTFIDQRFSRQIHARAGIVINTGEDNYLTTADAVDAAHTVIVSQLLNERFAHEAGLTDGLLGLGHAFEIDPALPDSFRLELAHAQLVRELFPAAPLKYMPPTRHMTGDIFAGYLLDAFFNLAAVMTGQSIILIGMMTEGIHTPWLSDRDLALQNVRYVRNACGRLAEDFTPRPDGFIAQRARRVLAESVDLLERICDDGLLAAIADGTFGVTRRPPDGGKGLDGVAERADGYYNPAIDILEGADPDLAGPAPAEVTA
- a CDS encoding alpha-amylase family protein; amino-acid sequence: MRLTRTSDLWWKNAVVYCLDVETFRDGDGDGCGDFRGLTQKIDHLERLGVTCIWLMPFYPSPDRDDGYDITDFYGVDPRLGTLGDFVEFVRTARDRGMRVIADLVVNHTSDRHPWFRDARASRDSRYRDWYVWADQPPADGPKGVVFPDKEDGLWQYDEHTGQYYLHRFYKHQPDLNVANPEVRDEIARIMGFWMELGLSGFRVDAVPFMLETSGQTDASRLPDPHDYLADLRSFLSRRNGEAILLGEVNLPYADTMPFYGGEDGEELTMCFDFVGMQKMYLALARRDARPLAKALTARPTPPKDGHWATFVRNHDELTLDQLSDAERQEVFEAFGPEPGMRLYGRGLRRRLPPMLGGDLKRLKMVYSLLFSLPGTPVLFYGEEIGMGEDPEAEGRQAVRTPMQWRPGRGAGFSEAEPSRFPARVVQGRYGPDHVSVAAQRRDPGSLLSWIRMLIERYRENPELAWGDFTVLDTGSESVLAHRCTYEGGTVVALHNFSADAVEVGLVLDGFDSSWSLTDLLGEGTTEIAPDGRAVIGLDGHGCRWLRPRPTGA
- a CDS encoding TIGR03885 family FMN-dependent LLM class oxidoreductase, with protein sequence MTGYGIHASHEQIAPGALLAAVVRAEEAGFTAAMSSDHFSPWSARQGQSAFAWSWLGAALQATGLPFGVVNAPGQRYHPAIIAQAIGTLAAMYPGRFWAALGSGEASNEHITGEPWPRKDVRNARLRECVDIIRALLEGQEVSHDGLVTVDRARLWTRPESVPPLFGAAVSEATARWCAEWADGLITVNAPLPTLRRIAGAYRDTGGRGPLALQVHLSWAPDEEEAAAIAHDQWRSNVFAPPVCWDLEMTDHFDMVSEHVTPAQVAQVVNVSADLGRHAAWLHEYAELGFERIYLHHVGQDLGPFIDAFGAKVLPQLTGDHTP